In Vicugna pacos chromosome 27, VicPac4, whole genome shotgun sequence, one DNA window encodes the following:
- the ZSCAN2 gene encoding zinc finger and SCAN domain-containing protein 2 isoform X4, which translates to MMASEVPRVTTSLSPLVQVPQEEDEQEEEVATMILEDDSWVQEAVLQEDGPEAEPFPESAGKGSPHEEAAGGPQGALGRLRELCRRWLRPEVHTKEQMLTVLPREIQAWLQEHRPENSEEAAALVEDLTQTLRDSGKMQTLIRF; encoded by the coding sequence ATGATGGCCTCGGAGGTGCCGAGAGTAACCACTTCTCTGAGCCCCTTAGTCCAGGTGCCTCAAGAGGAGgatgagcaggaggaggaggtggccacCATGATCCTGGAGGACGACTCCTGGGTGCAGGAAGCTGTGCTGCAGGAGGATGGTCCTGAGGCCGAGCCCTTTCCTGAGAGTGCTGGCAAGGGCAGCCCCCACGAGGAGGCAGCCGGGGGGCCACAGGGTGCACTTGGCCGCCTTCGAGAGCTCTGTCGGCGCTGGCTGAGGCCAGAGGTGCACACCAAGGAGCAAATGTTGACAGTGCTGCCAAGGGAAATTCAGGCCTGGCTGCAGGAGCATCGGCCCGAAAacagcgaggaggcagcggccCTGGTGGAAGACTTGACCCAGACCCTTCGGGACAGTGGTAAGATGCAGACCCTTATAAG